The sequence AAATATTTTTTCTTTTCATAAAAAAACCCCTTTTCGTTTACAGTATTAGCGCTTGTCTAGATGTGAGCAATGCAGCATTGGCGCTTTCATTTGGGAAAGCGTTAAAGCATAAGCTCACACGATGCTCACATAAACTTTAACAAATCTATTAAACTTATATTATATAAAGGTTGTTTATCCGTCAATCCTTTATAACCCCTCAACATATTACAATATCCGCACATTAACGATCCCAGCTATGAGAAACTCCTGTATTTTTTACATTTATTCCCTATTCCTGCTTTACATAAAAAAAGCCCCCCTGCACAAACTTTACTTAAAGTTTGAATTGGGAGCGTGTCCGATGCCAAAATATGAAATGAAGCTGTTAAGTATGGCTGCCTTGATACTAACTGTTGCACTGTCAAGTGCAGGCTGCAGCTATTCCAAACCCGCTCAGACCCCTAAAGTTAACTCAATAACTCCTACAGGAGCCCATGCATCAAGCTACTATGAGAAATCCCCAATCACCGACAGCCAAGGCAAGTATTGGATTCCGCTGAAACCAGCCGTAGCTTCTATAGGATACCGGATGAAAGATGATACCGCTAACGGGGGAAATGTTAAAGTAGGCTATAGCGATGTTATGTTCATGCTGCGCCCAGGCTCTAAACAAGTCACCTCTCTCGGCCAGAAGCTTACTCTGCCTGATTCTCCTGAACGCCGTAAGGGTGAAATCTATATTACACCGAGGGCACTATCCAAATTATTGCAAACCGAGGTCGGCTGGAACAAGAGCTCTGGCGAAATCAGTATTGTCACACCTTCGGACAAGGATACCGCATTGAAGATACAACAGACCGATGAGGCAAAACCATTTCACATTCAGAGCTTATCTTCCACAGATAGTCAGGAATTAGTTAGCTATGCGAAGAAATACCTTGGTGTACCCTACGATTTTGGCGCAGGACCTTACGAGGAGACTAAAAAGTTCGACTGTTCTTCCTTTACACAGCATGTGTATAAAAAGTTCGGTGTAGATTTGCCTCGCCTCGCCAAGGATCAGGACAATCTGGGCAGACGCGTTACCCGTAACGAACTTATAACGGGTGATCTAATATTTTTCACGGTGCCCGGCCGTTTCAAGAGTGACGCCATCCCGGGACATGTCGGCATTTACATTGGAAATGGACAGTTTATCCATACGTGGGGGGGCCCCGGAGTTCAGATCAGTGATCTGGACAGTGGCTATTGGAGCAACGTAATTCTGCATATGCAGCGTATTCTTTAGTGCTTAACCGCCTATTTTCCAAAAAGACTGATATTAATAGCCCCCTCCTACGGGGGCTTTATACTAATCCCACGCTTTTCCCTTGTCACTAGAGCGAATGTACAGCTTCACCAGTTCTACAATGACAACAATCCCCAGTGCCGCAGCGCAAACAATTCCCCATTGGACAAGGTTCAGATGCGATACACCAAACCAATTATTCAAGCCGGGAATTAGAATGACCAGAACCAGCATTAATCCGGAGATCAGCGAAGCCCACAGCATGTAACGGTTGCTGAACCAGCCGATCTGAAATAACGATTTGGTATTGGATCTAACGTTGAAGGCATGTGTGATTTGCAGTAGACCTAATGTGGCAAAAGCCATAGTTACCGCAACACCCTCACTGTAATGGGTATGTGCCCAGTTATACACGAATAGCGTAAGCGCCGC comes from Paenibacillus sp. 19GGS1-52 and encodes:
- a CDS encoding C40 family peptidase; the protein is MPKYEMKLLSMAALILTVALSSAGCSYSKPAQTPKVNSITPTGAHASSYYEKSPITDSQGKYWIPLKPAVASIGYRMKDDTANGGNVKVGYSDVMFMLRPGSKQVTSLGQKLTLPDSPERRKGEIYITPRALSKLLQTEVGWNKSSGEISIVTPSDKDTALKIQQTDEAKPFHIQSLSSTDSQELVSYAKKYLGVPYDFGAGPYEETKKFDCSSFTQHVYKKFGVDLPRLAKDQDNLGRRVTRNELITGDLIFFTVPGRFKSDAIPGHVGIYIGNGQFIHTWGGPGVQISDLDSGYWSNVILHMQRIL